Proteins from one Deltaproteobacteria bacterium genomic window:
- a CDS encoding cold-shock protein, which produces MAHGTVKWFNPEKGYGFIHTDNGEDVFVHYSAIAGDGFRSLEAGQAVEFEITPGRKGPQASNVTKA; this is translated from the coding sequence ATGGCACACGGAACCGTGAAGTGGTTCAACCCCGAGAAGGGTTACGGCTTCATCCACACCGACAACGGCGAAGATGTCTTCGTTCACTACTCGGCGATCGCGGGTGATGGTTTTCGTAGCCTCGAGGCCGGGCAGGCCGTCGAGTTCGAGATCACCCCGGGTCGCAAGGGCCCGCAAGCGAGCAACGTCACCAAGGCGTAA
- a CDS encoding FAD-binding oxidoreductase — MSATVTQIREASRQSVRQTRPHPAAVPELPLTELSGWGHYPVVHGHERLSEDLEQSTESAALSRGLGRSYGDSSLPASAQDVVSTSVLADRLIAFDPATGIVRAEAGFPLWRLNRLFLLRGWFTPVTPGTHYVTLGGMVASDVHGKSHHVDGCFGEHVTALKLRVADGQIIECAEAHEPELFRATLGGMGLTGHILEVEFRLRRIPSPWIWQESERTADFDATIERLRQAGRRFPMTVCWADFLTRGPGAGRGVITSGRWAEPAEAPAAPPRFHSPIALPPVFPSWFLQSWMVQLFNRLYHAKHGARVRTGIVSPETFFYPLDVVREWNRVYGERGLTQYQAVLPTDDPARQRRFLDLLQSHRAPVFLCVIKDCGPQGKGMLSFPKPGVSYALDLPVSRETQALVDALNEFVVAEGGRIYLTKDAFTRAEHFRAMEPRLDTFHAVRRKWDPEGRLRSAQSVRLLGGRP, encoded by the coding sequence ATGAGTGCGACGGTTACCCAGATTCGCGAGGCTAGCAGGCAGAGCGTTCGTCAAACCCGGCCCCACCCTGCCGCCGTGCCAGAGCTGCCGCTCACCGAGCTCAGCGGTTGGGGCCATTACCCCGTGGTGCATGGGCATGAACGGCTGTCGGAAGACTTGGAGCAGAGTACCGAGAGCGCGGCGCTCAGCCGCGGCCTCGGCCGTTCGTACGGCGATTCGTCGTTGCCGGCATCAGCGCAAGACGTGGTTTCGACTTCGGTGCTGGCGGACCGCTTGATTGCCTTCGATCCGGCCACCGGCATCGTGCGCGCCGAGGCCGGCTTTCCGTTGTGGCGCTTGAATCGGCTTTTCCTCCTGCGCGGCTGGTTCACGCCGGTAACGCCCGGCACCCACTACGTCACCCTTGGCGGCATGGTGGCCTCCGACGTTCATGGCAAGAGCCACCACGTCGACGGCTGCTTCGGTGAGCATGTCACCGCGCTCAAGCTGCGCGTAGCCGACGGCCAGATCATCGAGTGCGCCGAGGCCCACGAGCCGGAGTTGTTCCGCGCCACGCTCGGGGGCATGGGGCTGACCGGTCACATTTTGGAAGTCGAGTTCCGCCTTCGTCGTATCCCATCGCCGTGGATCTGGCAGGAGAGCGAGCGCACCGCGGACTTCGATGCCACCATCGAGCGCCTGCGCCAGGCCGGGCGGCGCTTTCCGATGACCGTGTGTTGGGCCGACTTCCTCACCCGTGGTCCTGGAGCCGGACGGGGTGTGATCACGAGCGGGCGCTGGGCCGAGCCTGCCGAAGCCCCGGCCGCACCGCCTCGCTTCCACAGCCCGATTGCGCTTCCGCCGGTGTTTCCGAGCTGGTTCTTGCAGTCGTGGATGGTGCAGCTGTTCAACCGCCTCTACCACGCCAAGCACGGCGCCCGCGTTCGCACCGGCATTGTCAGCCCGGAGACGTTTTTCTACCCTCTTGATGTCGTCCGCGAGTGGAACCGGGTGTACGGCGAGCGCGGGTTAACGCAGTATCAAGCCGTGCTCCCGACCGACGATCCCGCGCGCCAGCGCCGCTTCTTGGACCTCTTGCAGTCGCACCGCGCCCCGGTGTTCTTGTGCGTCATCAAGGATTGCGGCCCGCAGGGCAAAGGGATGCTGTCGTTTCCCAAGCCCGGCGTCTCCTACGCGCTCGATTTGCCGGTGAGCCGCGAGACACAAGCCCTGGTCGATGCCCTCAACGAGTTCGTTGTCGCCGAAGGCGGCCGCATCTATCTCACCAAGGACGCCTTCACGCGCGCCGAGCATTTCCGGGCGATGGAGCCGCGCCTGGATACGTTCCATGCCGTTCGCCGCAAATGGGATCCCGAAGGCCGCCTGCGCAGTGCGCAATCCGTACGCCTCCTGGGAGGCCGCCCGTGA
- a CDS encoding SDR family NAD(P)-dependent oxidoreductase, which produces MKVVFFGATKGMGRALARLMAQRGDALCLLGRDGDDLARSAQDLRLHGASGEVGTVVCDLLEPQSFAPALDHAAAALNGFDTVVVTAGLFAAQEALEQDAALRDRVLTADFINTVHFCEEARARLLAKGGGTLCVFSSVAGERARKPVILYGAAKAGLSHYLNGLDHKFRAQGLRVVLVKPGFVKTGMTVGLKPPPFAGEPDEVARAVLTAIDRGWPEVFVPAAWRWVMLVIRLLPRAVMRRIGF; this is translated from the coding sequence GTGAAAGTCGTCTTCTTCGGTGCCACCAAAGGGATGGGGCGCGCACTCGCGCGCCTGATGGCGCAGCGTGGCGATGCGCTCTGTCTGCTCGGCCGCGACGGCGACGATCTCGCCCGCAGTGCGCAGGACCTCCGTCTCCACGGTGCCAGCGGCGAGGTCGGCACCGTGGTCTGCGACCTGCTGGAGCCCCAGTCGTTCGCGCCGGCGCTCGATCACGCCGCCGCTGCGCTCAACGGCTTCGACACCGTCGTCGTCACTGCCGGCTTGTTCGCCGCCCAAGAAGCGTTGGAGCAGGACGCGGCCCTGCGCGATCGGGTATTGACCGCCGACTTCATCAACACCGTGCATTTCTGCGAAGAAGCCCGCGCCCGCCTGCTGGCCAAGGGCGGCGGCACGCTGTGCGTATTCAGCTCGGTGGCGGGCGAGCGCGCGCGCAAGCCGGTGATCCTTTACGGCGCCGCCAAAGCGGGTCTGTCGCACTACCTCAATGGCCTCGATCACAAGTTTCGCGCGCAGGGGCTACGGGTCGTGCTGGTGAAGCCAGGCTTCGTCAAGACCGGCATGACCGTGGGCCTCAAGCCGCCGCCGTTTGCCGGTGAGCCCGACGAGGTGGCGCGCGCCGTGCTCACGGCCATTGACCGCGGCTGGCCGGAGGTCTTTGTCCCGGCCGCGTGGCGATGGGTGATGCTGGTCATCCGGCTGCTGCCGCGCGCGGTCATGCGCCGAATCGGATTCTAG
- a CDS encoding nuclear transport factor 2 family protein: MSHNTDRLRQLFADLERLDFAAVAGHCAADCVYEDVPIPAATVVGPEAIRAKLEMGLGALERCPVTIHEMLEAGDTVMMERTEVWWNRTGERATLPVAAVFKFRDGQLTLWRDYWDVKTLFAQQPASWLPDVPR, encoded by the coding sequence ATGAGTCACAACACCGATCGTTTACGGCAGCTGTTTGCCGATTTGGAGCGGCTGGATTTCGCCGCCGTGGCCGGCCATTGCGCCGCCGACTGTGTGTACGAGGATGTCCCTATCCCGGCCGCCACTGTCGTTGGGCCCGAGGCGATTCGCGCCAAACTGGAGATGGGGCTGGGCGCGCTCGAACGCTGCCCGGTTACCATTCATGAGATGCTCGAAGCCGGCGACACGGTGATGATGGAACGAACCGAGGTGTGGTGGAATCGCACCGGCGAGCGCGCCACGCTGCCGGTGGCCGCCGTTTTCAAGTTCCGTGACGGCCAGCTGACCTTGTGGCGTGATTACTGGGATGTGAAGACGCTGTTTGCGCAGCAGCCGGCCAGCTGGTTGCCCGACGTGCCGCGTTGA